The Candidatus Nanosynbacter lyticus genome window below encodes:
- a CDS encoding M48 family metalloprotease, with amino-acid sequence MYSAISHNKRNTVLIMAVFVAIISVIGVLVGMYLRNYSLSLIIVGCALLYAWLQYYIAGKLAMAMSGAQQIEKKDAPELWRVVENLAIASGMPMPKVYIIDDPAPNAFATGRDPKHAIVGATTGLLEIMDKRELEAVMAHEMSHVRNYDIRVSMIAFGLVSAIGLLADIALRMMIYGDDDDGDTSPVVYVVGIIVVILAPILATITQLAVSRQREYLADASGALLTRDSEGLAMALEKLQSYGRPMRKQSTSTANLFMNNPLRPGFFSKLFSTHPPLEDRIARLRSNATKM; translated from the coding sequence ATGTATAGTGCAATTTCTCATAATAAGCGAAACACCGTACTGATCATGGCAGTGTTTGTGGCGATTATCAGCGTAATCGGTGTACTGGTCGGTATGTATCTACGGAACTATTCATTGTCGTTGATCATTGTCGGTTGTGCGCTGCTTTATGCGTGGTTACAATATTATATCGCTGGTAAATTGGCCATGGCGATGAGCGGTGCGCAGCAGATTGAAAAGAAGGATGCGCCGGAGCTGTGGCGGGTAGTAGAAAACCTCGCGATTGCTTCCGGCATGCCGATGCCAAAGGTCTACATTATTGACGATCCAGCGCCAAACGCGTTTGCGACGGGCCGCGATCCAAAGCACGCTATCGTCGGTGCGACTACTGGGCTGTTGGAAATTATGGACAAGCGCGAGCTCGAGGCGGTGATGGCGCACGAGATGAGTCATGTGCGCAACTACGATATTCGCGTTAGTATGATTGCCTTTGGGTTGGTGAGTGCCATTGGGTTGCTTGCTGATATCGCACTCCGGATGATGATTTATGGCGATGATGATGACGGGGATACCAGTCCGGTTGTCTACGTCGTGGGTATTATAGTGGTAATCTTGGCGCCGATTTTAGCAACGATTACGCAACTGGCAGTCAGCCGCCAGCGCGAGTATCTCGCGGACGCCTCGGGTGCATTATTGACTCGTGACTCGGAGGGGCTGGCGATGGCGTTGGAGAAGTTGCAGAGTTATGGTCGGCCAATGCGCAAGCAGAGCACCTCAACAGCGAACTTGTTTATGAATAATCCGCTGCGTCCTGGTTTTTTCTCAAAGTTATTTAGCACCCATCCGCCACTAGAAGATCGAATCGCACGTCTGCGAAGTAATGCAACGAAGATGTAA
- a CDS encoding LemA family protein — translation MDAVIITLIIVGVVIVLIVAFLIGTYNGLVMLRNRVEEAWSDITVQLKRRTDLIPNLVNSVKGYATHEKEVFEKVTEARSAIMDAKGVKDTAEAENMLEGALKSLFAVAEAYPDLKANQNFMQLQQELVDTEDKIQASRRFYNGGVRDLNTRIQRFPANMVAGMFGFQAKEFFEVADRASVENPVEVKF, via the coding sequence ATGGATGCAGTAATAATAACCTTAATTATCGTTGGTGTCGTTATCGTTCTGATCGTGGCGTTTTTGATCGGTACGTACAACGGACTGGTGATGCTGCGTAATCGCGTCGAGGAAGCATGGAGTGATATCACTGTCCAGCTCAAACGCCGGACTGACTTGATTCCAAACCTGGTTAACTCAGTCAAGGGCTACGCCACGCACGAGAAAGAAGTATTTGAAAAGGTTACTGAAGCTCGTTCAGCCATTATGGACGCTAAAGGTGTGAAGGATACTGCCGAAGCAGAGAACATGCTCGAAGGTGCGTTGAAGAGCCTGTTCGCGGTAGCCGAGGCTTATCCAGACTTAAAGGCTAACCAAAACTTCATGCAGCTACAGCAAGAGCTGGTTGATACGGAGGATAAGATCCAGGCATCGCGTCGCTTTTATAATGGCGGTGTTCGTGATCTGAACACAAGGATTCAAAGGTTCCCAGCTAACATGGTTGCCGGCATGTTCGGCTTCCAGGCCAAGGAGTTCTTTGAGGTTGCTGATCGAGCAAGTGTTGAGAATCCAGTCGAGGTGAAATTCTAA